In Agromyces archimandritae, one genomic interval encodes:
- a CDS encoding polyribonucleotide nucleotidyltransferase yields the protein MEGPEITFAETVIDNGRFGTRTIRFETGRLAQQAQGSAVAYIDEETMLLSATSVSKQPKEHFDFFPLTIDVEERMYAAGRIPGSFFRREGRPSTDAILTCRLIDRPLRPSFVEGLRNEVQVVVTVLAIEPDELYDVLAINAASMSTQLSGLPFSGPIGGVRVALIDGQWVAFPKHTQLEDAVFSMVVAGRVVTEADGSEDVAIMMIEAEATDNAWGLIQAGAVKPDEAVIAQGIEASKPFIKQLVEAQQKVAATAAKPTADYPTFPPYQPATLELVSSLAKEELKSVYQIAEKVARQNADDELKARVKGTVAEKVEAGELPASANDEVSAAYKSVTKDVVRTRVLQEGVRIDGRGLTDIRPLDAEVQVVPRVHGSAIFQRGETQILGVTTLNMLKMEQQIDSLSPVTKKRYMHNYNFPPYSTGETGRVGSPKRREIGHGALAERALVPVLPSRDEFPYAIRQVSEALGSNGSTSMGSVCASTLSLLNAGVPLRAPVAGIAMGLISDTVDGEARYAALTDILGAEDALGDMDFKVAGTSEFVTAIQLDTKLDGIPASVLAGALTQAKDARTTILAVLNAAIDGPDEMAPTAPRVISVQIPVDKIGELIGPKGKTINGIQDETGADISIEEDGTVYIGATDGPSAEAARAQVNAIANPTNPEVGEQFLGTVVKIAAFGAFVSLLPGKDGLLHISEVRKLAGGKRVENVEDVLSVGQKILVEITKTDDRGKLSLAPVIAEDADTDGRDAANPGPEEPAEGADA from the coding sequence TTGGAAGGTCCTGAGATCACGTTCGCCGAAACCGTCATCGACAACGGTCGCTTCGGCACCCGCACCATCCGCTTCGAAACCGGTCGCCTCGCCCAGCAGGCGCAGGGTTCCGCCGTCGCCTACATCGACGAGGAGACCATGCTGCTGTCGGCGACGAGCGTGTCGAAGCAGCCGAAGGAGCACTTCGACTTCTTCCCGCTCACCATCGACGTCGAGGAGCGGATGTACGCCGCCGGGCGCATCCCCGGCTCGTTCTTCCGCCGCGAGGGCCGCCCCTCGACCGACGCCATCCTCACCTGCCGCCTCATCGACCGGCCGCTGCGCCCCTCCTTCGTCGAGGGCCTCCGCAACGAGGTCCAGGTCGTCGTGACGGTGCTCGCGATCGAGCCCGACGAGCTGTACGACGTGCTCGCCATCAACGCGGCGTCCATGTCGACGCAGCTGTCGGGTCTGCCGTTCTCGGGCCCCATCGGCGGTGTGCGCGTCGCGCTCATCGACGGCCAGTGGGTCGCATTCCCGAAGCACACGCAGCTCGAGGACGCCGTGTTCAGCATGGTCGTCGCCGGCCGTGTCGTCACCGAGGCCGACGGCTCCGAAGACGTCGCGATCATGATGATCGAGGCCGAGGCCACCGACAACGCCTGGGGCCTCATCCAGGCCGGCGCCGTCAAGCCCGACGAGGCGGTCATCGCCCAGGGCATCGAGGCGTCCAAGCCCTTCATCAAGCAGCTCGTCGAGGCCCAGCAGAAGGTCGCGGCCACCGCGGCCAAGCCGACCGCCGACTACCCGACGTTCCCGCCGTACCAGCCGGCGACGCTCGAGCTCGTCAGCTCCCTCGCCAAGGAGGAGCTGAAGTCGGTCTACCAGATCGCCGAGAAGGTCGCCCGCCAGAACGCGGACGACGAGCTGAAGGCCCGCGTCAAGGGCACCGTCGCCGAGAAGGTCGAGGCCGGGGAACTGCCCGCGTCCGCCAACGACGAGGTCTCGGCCGCCTACAAGTCGGTCACGAAGGACGTCGTGCGCACCCGCGTGCTGCAGGAGGGCGTCCGCATCGACGGCCGCGGCCTCACCGACATCCGCCCGCTCGACGCCGAGGTCCAGGTCGTGCCGCGCGTGCACGGTTCGGCGATCTTCCAGCGCGGCGAGACGCAGATCCTCGGGGTCACGACGCTCAACATGCTGAAGATGGAGCAGCAGATCGACTCGCTGTCGCCCGTCACCAAGAAGCGCTACATGCACAACTACAACTTCCCGCCCTACTCGACCGGTGAGACCGGCCGTGTGGGGTCGCCGAAGCGTCGCGAGATCGGGCACGGCGCGCTCGCCGAGCGCGCGCTCGTGCCGGTGCTGCCCTCGCGCGACGAGTTCCCGTACGCGATCCGCCAGGTCTCCGAGGCCCTCGGCTCGAACGGCTCGACCTCGATGGGTTCGGTCTGCGCCTCGACGCTGTCGCTCCTGAACGCGGGCGTGCCGCTGCGCGCCCCCGTCGCGGGCATCGCGATGGGCCTCATCTCCGACACCGTCGACGGCGAGGCCCGCTACGCGGCCCTCACCGACATCCTCGGCGCCGAAGACGCCCTCGGCGACATGGACTTCAAGGTCGCCGGCACCAGCGAGTTCGTCACCGCGATCCAGCTCGACACGAAGCTCGACGGCATCCCCGCCTCGGTGCTCGCCGGCGCGCTGACGCAGGCGAAGGACGCCCGCACGACGATCCTCGCCGTGCTGAACGCCGCGATCGACGGCCCCGACGAGATGGCGCCGACCGCGCCGCGCGTCATCAGCGTGCAGATCCCGGTCGACAAGATCGGCGAGCTCATCGGCCCCAAGGGCAAGACGATCAACGGCATCCAGGACGAGACCGGCGCCGACATCTCCATCGAGGAGGACGGCACCGTCTACATCGGCGCGACCGACGGCCCCTCGGCCGAGGCCGCCCGCGCCCAGGTCAACGCGATCGCCAACCCCACCAACCCCGAGGTCGGCGAGCAGTTCCTCGGCACCGTCGTGAAGATCGCCGCCTTCGGCGCCTTCGTCTCGCTGCTGCCCGGCAAGGACGGCCTGCTGCACATCTCCGAGGTGCGCAAGCTCGCCGGCGGCAAGCGCGTCGAGAACGTCGAGGACGTGCTGAGCGTGGGTCAGAAGATCCTCGTCGAGATCACGAAGACCGACGACCGCGGCAAGCTCTCGCTCGCCCCGGTCATCGCCGAGGATGCCGACACCGACGGCCGCGACGCGGCCAACCCCGGCCCGGAAGAGCCGGCCGAAGGCGCCGACGCGTAA
- a CDS encoding GAF domain-containing protein — MQIGAAMRADWLALPGRGGTRELVEASWHRAAAERLDPDTVVAPLLLDGPELADARRTHAIAPALPVIRRLLVQDAEAGSGVLVAVGDARGRLLWVEGDPVLRARAEAMMFVPGAGWTEHDVGTAAPGTALALGHGIQIHAEEHFARPVKAWSCTAVPVHDPESRELIGVLDVTGGDEVVAPHVLTLLEATVAAVERELLIGRLRERGSAPHRPRRAAGAGTAPASTAASAAAPAAPARLAVLGRDRARLSGPGGDAVLSARHSELLALLAWHRAGLGAERLARLAYGDDGSAPTLRAEMVRLRRVLAAVAADLGPLTRPYRLAAPLELDLAGVVELQRRGAHRAAIEAYGGGPLPASTAPGVEELREDVVGRLREALLESGSAELLLAWGETERGAGDAEIWRAALHALPPRSPKRAAAVARLERLDAELAMQRPAASTRNRMQPSAR; from the coding sequence ATGCAGATCGGAGCGGCGATGCGCGCGGACTGGCTGGCACTGCCGGGGCGGGGCGGGACGCGCGAGCTCGTCGAAGCCTCCTGGCACCGCGCCGCGGCCGAACGCCTCGACCCCGACACGGTCGTCGCCCCGCTGCTGCTCGACGGCCCGGAACTCGCCGACGCCAGGCGGACGCATGCGATCGCGCCGGCCCTGCCGGTCATCCGGCGCCTCCTCGTGCAGGACGCCGAGGCCGGATCGGGCGTGCTCGTCGCCGTCGGCGACGCCCGCGGCCGACTGCTCTGGGTCGAGGGCGACCCGGTGCTGCGTGCCCGCGCCGAGGCGATGATGTTCGTGCCGGGTGCCGGCTGGACCGAGCACGACGTCGGCACCGCGGCCCCGGGCACGGCCCTCGCGCTCGGCCACGGCATCCAGATCCACGCCGAGGAGCACTTCGCCCGCCCCGTCAAGGCGTGGAGCTGCACGGCCGTGCCCGTGCACGACCCCGAGTCGCGCGAACTCATCGGCGTGCTCGACGTCACCGGCGGCGACGAGGTCGTCGCCCCGCACGTGCTCACCCTCCTCGAGGCGACCGTCGCCGCCGTCGAGCGCGAGCTGCTCATCGGCCGCCTGCGGGAACGCGGATCCGCGCCCCACCGGCCTCGCCGCGCCGCGGGCGCCGGCACCGCACCGGCATCCACTGCGGCATCCGCTGCGGCACCCGCCGCGCCGGCCCGCCTCGCCGTGCTCGGCCGCGACCGTGCGCGCCTCAGCGGCCCCGGCGGCGACGCGGTGCTGAGCGCCCGTCACAGCGAACTGCTCGCACTGCTCGCCTGGCACCGCGCCGGCCTCGGCGCCGAACGCCTCGCCCGGCTCGCCTACGGCGACGACGGCTCGGCCCCGACCCTCCGCGCCGAGATGGTGCGGCTACGGCGCGTCCTCGCCGCCGTCGCCGCCGATCTCGGGCCGCTCACCCGGCCGTACCGGCTCGCCGCGCCCCTCGAACTCGACCTCGCCGGCGTCGTCGAACTGCAGCGGCGCGGGGCCCACCGAGCGGCGATCGAAGCCTACGGGGGCGGCCCCCTGCCTGCATCCACCGCCCCCGGCGTCGAAGAGCTCCGCGAGGACGTCGTCGGCCGGCTCCGCGAAGCGCTGCTCGAATCGGGGTCGGCCGAACTCCTCCTCGCCTGGGGCGAGACCGAACGCGGCGCCGGCGACGCCGAGATCTGGCGGGCGGCCCTCCACGCGCTGCCGCCCCGCTCCCCCAAGCGCGCCGCCGCCGTCGCCCGGCTCGAACGCCTCGACGCCGAGCTCGCGATGCAGCGCCCTGCGGCATCCACCCGCAACCGGATGCAACCTTCGGCCCGGTAG
- a CDS encoding DUF5302 domain-containing protein, with product MSTDDGHQDETPEELKQKFREALDRKKSAAKKREGESHLDGTSGAQGAHGRADHRREFRRKSG from the coding sequence ATGAGCACCGACGACGGCCACCAGGACGAGACCCCCGAAGAGCTCAAGCAGAAGTTCCGCGAGGCGCTCGACCGCAAGAAGTCCGCCGCGAAGAAGCGCGAGGGCGAGTCGCACCTCGACGGCACCTCCGGCGCGCAGGGCGCCCACGGCCGGGCCGACCACCGCCGCGAGTTCCGCCGCAAGAGCGGCTGA
- a CDS encoding TetR-like C-terminal domain-containing protein, producing the protein MLTGETVVRIARETRAFASERPASFALVFAPGVEVEIDPEALGAASAGLIALTGRLAGPEHALQAARTVTAWATGFIGMERTDAFRLGSGGSEGLDEAFEYGIRTIVGALGAPHSAAGAASSRGRSR; encoded by the coding sequence GTGCTCACCGGTGAGACCGTCGTCCGCATCGCCCGCGAGACCCGGGCCTTCGCCAGCGAACGACCGGCGTCCTTCGCCCTCGTGTTCGCGCCCGGCGTCGAGGTCGAGATCGACCCGGAGGCGCTCGGCGCGGCAAGCGCAGGCCTCATCGCCTTGACCGGGCGCCTGGCCGGGCCGGAGCATGCGCTCCAGGCGGCGCGCACCGTCACCGCCTGGGCGACCGGCTTCATCGGCATGGAGCGCACCGACGCGTTCCGACTCGGAAGCGGGGGGTCCGAAGGCCTCGACGAGGCGTTCGAGTACGGCATCCGAACCATCGTCGGCGCCCTGGGCGCACCTCACTCGGCGGCCGGCGCAGCCTCGAGCAGAGGCCGCAGCCGATAG